In Romboutsia lituseburensis, a genomic segment contains:
- a CDS encoding sigma-54 interaction domain-containing protein codes for MKDTKITKKSYTFDDIIGESSQIKKVILECKAISDSPSTVLLLGESGCGKELLAQAIHNNSSRKYKPFIAVNCGAIPANLIESELFGYESGAFTGSNKNGALGKFELANGGTIFLDEIGEMPLEMQVTLLRVLQEGVITRIGGKHNISVDIRVIAATNKALKQEVKDKRFRSDLYYRLNVLPINVPPLKERIGDVPVLLNHFLNVKSRKLNKPIPNIPGTLLKKMISYCWPGNIRELENFVENIVALNGETTCEIDLEECHCLTHDNLGNPIEQKSPDKLCAMCETNDDIVTPLVVLEQIEIKKALRVCSGNISQASNKLGISRNALYNKMKRYGIVNK; via the coding sequence ATGAAAGATACTAAAATCACTAAAAAAAGTTATACATTTGATGATATAATAGGTGAAAGTAGCCAAATAAAAAAAGTAATATTAGAATGTAAAGCTATATCAGATAGTCCTTCTACAGTTTTGCTCCTTGGAGAGAGTGGTTGTGGCAAAGAACTTTTAGCTCAAGCTATACACAACAATAGCTCTAGAAAATATAAACCATTTATAGCTGTAAATTGCGGTGCTATACCTGCCAATTTAATAGAAAGTGAATTATTCGGTTATGAATCAGGTGCTTTTACAGGCTCAAATAAAAATGGTGCTTTAGGTAAATTTGAACTAGCTAATGGAGGTACTATATTCCTTGATGAAATAGGTGAAATGCCTTTAGAAATGCAAGTTACACTACTTAGAGTTTTACAAGAAGGTGTAATTACAAGAATAGGCGGGAAACATAATATCTCTGTAGATATTCGTGTAATTGCTGCTACTAACAAAGCTTTAAAACAAGAGGTAAAGGATAAAAGATTTAGAAGTGATTTATATTATAGGCTTAATGTATTACCTATAAATGTACCTCCATTAAAAGAACGTATTGGAGATGTACCGGTTCTTTTAAATCACTTCCTAAATGTGAAAAGCAGAAAATTAAATAAACCAATCCCCAATATTCCAGGGACTCTCTTAAAAAAAATGATTTCATATTGTTGGCCTGGAAATATAAGAGAGTTGGAAAATTTCGTAGAAAACATAGTTGCCTTAAACGGAGAAACTACTTGTGAAATAGATTTAGAAGAATGCCATTGTCTTACACATGATAATTTAGGCAATCCAATAGAACAAAAATCACCTGATAAACTTTGTGCAATGTGTGAAACTAATGATGATATTGTTACTCCTCTAGTAGTTCTTGAGCAAATAGAAATAAAAAAAGCTTTACGAGTTTGTAGCGGTAATATCTCTCAAGCGTCTAACAAGCTAGGAATTAGTAGAAATGCGCTTTATAATAAGATGAAAAGATATGGTATTGTTAATAAGTAG
- a CDS encoding staygreen family protein has protein sequence MNFNPDKLETTFVEPMAPYGPIEGRKYTLTHSDKTGVMFLDIADEYNYKVINQDLRDELLGTLKNFDSSYVLFLYAYIGNLDYFSSLMKYSAFKSHMNLALQAIIYGDRDLIKEHPKLANAPIYVKFNSPLPIFDNYEFYGYVKYYII, from the coding sequence GTGAATTTTAATCCTGATAAACTAGAAACAACTTTTGTAGAACCTATGGCACCCTATGGTCCTATAGAAGGTCGAAAATATACACTTACACATTCCGATAAGACTGGTGTGATGTTTTTAGACATAGCCGATGAATATAATTATAAAGTTATAAATCAAGATTTAAGAGATGAGCTTTTAGGTACCTTGAAAAACTTTGATAGTTCTTACGTGCTATTTTTATATGCTTATATTGGAAACCTGGACTATTTTTCTTCTCTTATGAAATACAGTGCTTTTAAATCTCATATGAATTTAGCATTACAAGCTATAATTTATGGTGACAGAGATTTAATAAAAGAACATCCAAAGCTAGCTAATGCTCCTATTTATGTAAAGTTTAATTCTCCACTTCCGATATTTGATAATTACGAGTTTTATGGATATGTAAAATATTATATAATATAA
- a CDS encoding acyltransferase yields MDIFNKEKINTSYQKELDLAKGLAILFMVWVHVNEYYQSPKIEGGFYNRLVEFLGSPMSAPIFIILIGVGIVYSRRSTAKYLFKRGISLLLLGYGLNILMDFIPNIILALRANDMSYIQLGLESIFGIDILAFSGLVFLFFSLIKKFNISNKGLFGIWCGLMTLNIFLRGTVIENKIINIICRGIWGTDELSWFPFLSWITFALVGYYFGQILTRCANKTVLYKNILFVTAPLSILLWVYSYVNNVKFGAFGALYQTEYYHQDIMGNIVLCVFALFWISLLYFVYQYIPEIVKITINRWSKNTNLMYCIHYTIIGFSILLLKTESYMPLQTILLAISIFTFTDILCIFINKVKSKKLSKGYTKNEYAALQNIQS; encoded by the coding sequence ATGGATATTTTTAATAAAGAAAAAATTAATACTTCTTATCAGAAAGAATTAGATTTAGCTAAAGGATTAGCAATTTTATTTATGGTTTGGGTTCATGTTAATGAATACTACCAATCTCCAAAGATAGAAGGTGGTTTTTATAATAGATTAGTTGAATTTTTAGGAAGTCCGATGTCAGCACCGATATTTATAATTTTAATTGGAGTAGGTATTGTATATTCAAGAAGAAGTACTGCAAAGTATTTATTTAAAAGAGGAATATCTTTATTATTATTAGGATATGGATTAAATATACTTATGGATTTTATTCCAAATATTATATTAGCACTTAGAGCTAATGATATGAGTTATATTCAATTAGGGCTAGAATCTATATTCGGAATTGATATATTAGCATTTTCAGGATTAGTATTTTTGTTTTTTTCTCTAATTAAGAAATTTAATATTTCAAATAAAGGATTATTTGGTATTTGGTGTGGATTAATGACATTAAATATATTTTTAAGAGGAACTGTTATTGAAAATAAAATTATTAATATTATTTGCAGAGGAATATGGGGAACAGATGAACTTTCTTGGTTTCCATTTTTATCATGGATTACATTTGCTCTAGTAGGGTATTATTTTGGTCAAATTTTAACAAGATGTGCAAATAAAACTGTTTTATATAAGAATATATTATTTGTAACTGCACCACTTTCAATACTTTTATGGGTTTATTCTTATGTAAATAATGTGAAATTCGGAGCCTTTGGAGCATTATATCAAACTGAGTATTATCATCAAGATATTATGGGGAACATTGTATTATGTGTTTTTGCATTATTCTGGATAAGTCTTTTATATTTTGTATATCAGTACATTCCAGAGATAGTAAAAATAACTATTAATAGATGGAGTAAAAATACTAATTTGATGTATTGTATTCATTATACTATTATAGGATTTTCTATTTTATTATTAAAAACAGAATCATATATGCCGTTACAAACTATTTTACTAGCAATAAGTATATTTACTTTTACAGATATACTTTGTATATTTATTAATAAAGTAAAGTCAAAGAAACTTTCTAAAGGTTATACAAAAAATGAATATGCAGCTTTACAAAATATACAAAGTTAA
- a CDS encoding methyl-accepting chemotaxis protein — protein MNTTKKAFFNIAVLFVVLFIFSSFLGWKIIKGESISTSSEEGIRMLKSIESMIDKNKLQQVVKTKSIDDDYYKELEGKLTKIVDENKLLYLYTYNIDDSGSGLKYGVVANSFNDGTLDTLGMDIASDDVTNKMKGALDGKYSTSSIIDSEEWGKLMSCYIPIKDSSGKIIGGIAADIPQQEIFNKAFKMLSKIQITLLLVCAMLAIAAYSFIRKNITKPVIELQKDLELISEGDFTKNVNQNLLNKKDEIGLIANSIENTRICIQNITSNIKEESILINKLVDEIYTNVNMLTEEVNDIANVSENVSQGMEETTACMEQIKFDSTVLGNAIVEIEGDAKSGVDKSNSINKSFSEFKTIVSESKSNLDNVYSEVEVNLHESIEKTSRIQEIIKCAEMISRISDQTKVLAINASIEAVRAGEHGKGFSVVAEEVKELAEESKNVSSLIQERTNSIVASVRGLANESSNILEFLDKKILKDYEMFLEMGNQYSHDCNTMKELFDNFFKMTNELNESINSIGSSINDVVLVTNTTTEGSVGISVNVNNINIKFKDIFEQIENTKSKSDMLKYLVADLKI, from the coding sequence ATGAATACAACAAAAAAAGCATTTTTTAATATAGCAGTACTATTTGTAGTGCTATTTATATTTTCATCATTTTTAGGATGGAAAATTATAAAAGGAGAATCTATTAGTACTAGTTCTGAAGAAGGTATCAGAATGCTTAAATCAATAGAATCTATGATTGATAAAAATAAGTTACAACAAGTAGTAAAAACTAAGAGCATAGATGACGATTATTACAAAGAACTAGAAGGTAAGTTAACAAAAATTGTAGATGAAAATAAATTACTTTATCTTTATACATATAATATTGATGATTCTGGTAGTGGTTTAAAGTATGGTGTAGTAGCTAATTCATTTAATGATGGTACTTTAGATACATTAGGAATGGATATAGCCTCGGATGATGTAACGAATAAAATGAAAGGCGCTTTAGATGGAAAGTATTCTACTTCAAGTATTATTGATAGTGAAGAGTGGGGAAAGCTTATGTCATGTTACATACCAATTAAAGATAGTTCAGGAAAAATAATAGGTGGTATAGCAGCTGATATTCCTCAACAAGAAATTTTTAATAAAGCATTTAAAATGTTATCTAAGATTCAAATTACTTTATTATTAGTTTGTGCTATGCTAGCAATTGCTGCATATAGCTTTATTCGTAAGAATATAACTAAACCTGTAATTGAATTACAAAAAGATCTTGAATTAATTTCAGAAGGTGATTTTACGAAAAATGTTAATCAAAACCTTTTAAATAAAAAAGATGAAATAGGCCTTATAGCTAATTCTATAGAAAATACTAGAATATGTATACAAAATATTACTTCTAATATAAAAGAAGAGAGTATTTTAATTAATAAATTAGTAGATGAAATATATACAAATGTTAATATGCTAACAGAAGAAGTAAATGATATAGCAAATGTATCTGAAAATGTATCTCAAGGTATGGAAGAAACAACAGCATGTATGGAACAAATAAAATTTGATTCTACAGTTTTAGGTAATGCAATTGTTGAAATAGAAGGAGATGCTAAGAGTGGAGTAGATAAGAGCAATTCTATAAATAAAAGTTTTAGTGAATTTAAAACTATAGTAAGTGAATCTAAATCAAATCTTGATAATGTATATTCTGAAGTAGAAGTGAATTTACATGAATCTATAGAAAAAACATCTAGAATTCAAGAAATAATAAAATGTGCTGAAATGATTTCTAGAATTAGTGATCAAACAAAAGTACTTGCAATTAATGCATCAATAGAAGCGGTGAGAGCTGGAGAACACGGAAAGGGATTCTCTGTGGTAGCAGAAGAAGTAAAAGAATTGGCAGAAGAATCTAAAAATGTAAGTTCTTTAATTCAAGAACGAACGAACTCAATTGTTGCATCTGTTAGAGGATTAGCAAATGAATCTAGTAATATTCTAGAATTTTTAGATAAAAAAATACTTAAAGATTATGAAATGTTTTTAGAAATGGGTAATCAATATTCTCATGACTGTAATACTATGAAAGAATTATTTGACAATTTCTTTAAAATGACTAATGAGTTAAATGAAAGTATTAACTCAATAGGAAGCTCAATAAATGACGTTGTTTTAGTAACAAATACAACAACAGAAGGATCTGTAGGTATAAGTGTGAATGTAAATAATATAAATATTAAATTTAAGGATATTTTTGAGCAAATAGAAAATACCAAATCAAAAAGTGACATGCTAAAATATTTAGTTGCAGATTTAAAAATATAA
- a CDS encoding ABC transporter ATP-binding protein — protein MKKILKVDNIKKIYGKGESTVKAIDGITLEIESEKFSAIVGESGSGKSTLLHCMAGLDKPTEGNVYLDDQNIYKLSDDKLSKIRVKEFGFVFQSFNLIPVVNVYENIVLPVSIAHDKIDKNYIDDIIKKLGLESQIKKFPNELSGGQQQRVAIARALANKPSIIFADEPTGNLDSKTTKEVMDILKLCVDEYKQTLVMITHNDEITKSADNIIIISDGKFLSK, from the coding sequence ATGAAAAAAATTTTAAAAGTTGATAATATAAAAAAAATATATGGAAAAGGAGAAAGTACAGTTAAAGCTATTGATGGGATAACTTTAGAAATAGAAAGTGAAAAATTTAGTGCAATAGTAGGTGAAAGTGGTAGTGGTAAAAGTACACTACTACATTGTATGGCAGGACTTGATAAGCCTACTGAAGGAAATGTGTATTTAGACGACCAAAACATATATAAATTAAGTGATGACAAACTATCTAAAATTAGAGTTAAAGAGTTTGGATTTGTTTTTCAAAGCTTTAATTTAATACCAGTAGTAAATGTGTATGAAAATATAGTTTTACCTGTATCAATAGCTCATGATAAGATAGATAAAAATTATATTGATGATATTATAAAAAAATTAGGACTAGAATCTCAAATAAAAAAATTTCCTAATGAATTATCAGGTGGGCAACAGCAAAGAGTGGCAATTGCTAGAGCATTAGCAAATAAACCTTCAATAATATTTGCAGATGAGCCAACTGGAAACTTAGATAGTAAAACTACTAAAGAGGTAATGGATATATTAAAACTTTGTGTAGATGAGTATAAACAGACTTTGGTTATGATAACTCATAATGACGAAATAACTAAAAGTGCAGATAATATTATAATTATTAGTGATGGAAAATTTTTATCAAAATAA
- a CDS encoding ABC transporter permease, whose protein sequence is MFEFKLALKYLMKNKKQSISIIACIVVAIALILGVDIGSNSIQLNQIDMAREIAGYYDGTLRTNSKENIEKLKKIDGVYNVNPVEDLGQIIPKDGLTSKLYTYNESYLKAFNYKLVSGRLPKNNGEIVVDKTIFEKYSEKNILNKSIDSINKIEYKIKGEDKIYSKKNKYKVVGVIAKEEKYYTTGNDESIGGADLFTFVKTDEGSIPKDLVKYHIVFNLKGVNPENLDAKFSKLRQEYNPKLDSSVDIRQDTRSGISSNEYLDATLRLFKDQQDNNEVQAKIFIIVIAVFTIVNFFNIILTKLTTQIGSLRVIGMSNKKVIKFYLIKISILFTLGSVIGFISSVIFARYAMCTIITLNMFDINDFSKVKLNIPYFIVFKALIIVLFILLITVLIPVLKSLRKYPIDIINATDKIKYKTKYNSKITRTFLKNNLLRKKIKTLISVIVIAFSGIMVIQRISTNLDYINDQVDKQSFYSPHKYNYIIRPYFNTDESIKKVSDKDISNIKSIDGVTDLRVDSYARQILIANNNRVSKIYMDEFGDKDSSLNTLDVHSVIEGMKDINKLSEFVKVGDIKSLNNSNKDYINIAISNNFYYIKDSFYKPVIKDLKLGDILSFKVITIDDDGNYYHKNYKCRVSAILGYNYNMNYETDYIGPRVVMNFDNFSKITNGFYDQKVFFNAKKESYKSVDKLLDNIKENNKYLHVYNGQEHKKEFKIDYTMIISLLVFISALFNMYITISLNINNNIKEFSILRAIGLNKKSLKKLVVLESITYALLGSLSAIIVTAIKDFKYIKYIKETFIDHFGMDIKIKSIYLPPKEVIIFTVIIVLFAFLVGSIKAKSIDKVNIIDGINEN, encoded by the coding sequence ATGTTTGAGTTTAAATTAGCATTAAAATATTTAATGAAAAATAAAAAACAATCTATTTCAATAATAGCTTGTATAGTTGTTGCAATAGCTCTAATTTTAGGAGTTGATATTGGTTCAAATAGTATACAGCTAAATCAAATAGACATGGCTAGAGAGATAGCGGGGTATTACGATGGAACATTAAGAACTAATAGTAAAGAAAATATTGAAAAACTCAAAAAAATAGATGGAGTATATAACGTAAATCCAGTTGAAGACTTGGGGCAGATTATTCCAAAAGATGGGTTAACATCTAAGCTTTATACATACAATGAAAGTTACTTAAAAGCATTTAACTATAAACTTGTATCGGGAAGGCTTCCAAAGAACAACGGCGAAATAGTTGTAGATAAAACAATATTTGAGAAATATAGTGAAAAAAATATATTAAATAAAAGTATTGATTCTATAAATAAAATAGAATACAAAATAAAAGGGGAAGACAAAATTTATAGCAAAAAAAATAAATACAAAGTAGTTGGAGTTATAGCAAAAGAAGAAAAATACTATACAACTGGAAATGACGAATCAATTGGAGGAGCAGACCTTTTTACATTTGTTAAAACTGATGAAGGTTCTATACCTAAGGATTTAGTAAAATATCATATAGTATTTAATTTAAAAGGTGTTAATCCAGAGAATTTAGATGCAAAATTTTCAAAGCTAAGACAAGAGTATAATCCAAAACTAGATAGTAGTGTAGATATTAGACAAGATACTAGAAGTGGTATATCTAGCAATGAATACCTAGATGCAACTCTTAGACTATTCAAAGACCAGCAGGATAACAATGAAGTACAAGCAAAAATATTTATTATAGTTATAGCAGTATTTACAATAGTTAATTTCTTTAATATAATTCTTACAAAACTTACAACACAAATAGGTAGTTTAAGAGTTATTGGAATGTCTAATAAAAAAGTAATTAAATTTTATTTAATTAAAATATCAATATTATTTACACTAGGTTCAGTTATAGGGTTTATAAGTTCTGTTATATTTGCAAGATATGCTATGTGCACAATTATAACCTTAAATATGTTTGATATAAATGATTTTAGTAAAGTTAAATTAAATATTCCGTACTTTATTGTATTTAAAGCTTTAATTATAGTTTTATTTATACTATTAATTACGGTACTTATTCCTGTTTTAAAATCACTAAGAAAATATCCAATAGATATTATAAATGCTACAGATAAAATAAAATACAAAACAAAATATAATAGTAAAATTACTAGAACGTTTTTAAAAAATAATTTACTTAGAAAAAAAATAAAAACGTTAATATCTGTAATAGTAATAGCTTTTAGTGGAATTATGGTTATACAAAGAATTTCTACTAACTTAGATTATATTAATGATCAAGTAGACAAACAATCATTTTACTCACCTCATAAATACAACTATATAATAAGACCATATTTTAATACTGACGAAAGTATAAAAAAGGTAAGTGATAAAGATATTTCAAATATTAAAAGTATAGATGGAGTAACAGATCTAAGAGTAGATAGTTATGCTAGACAAATTTTAATAGCAAATAATAATAGAGTAAGTAAAATTTATATGGATGAGTTTGGAGATAAAGATAGTAGTTTAAATACACTAGATGTTCACTCGGTAATTGAGGGGATGAAAGATATAAATAAATTGAGTGAATTTGTAAAAGTAGGAGATATTAAAAGTTTAAATAATTCAAATAAGGACTATATAAATATTGCTATATCTAACAATTTTTATTATATTAAGGATTCATTTTATAAGCCTGTTATAAAGGATTTAAAGTTAGGTGATATACTTAGTTTTAAAGTAATAACTATTGATGATGATGGTAATTATTATCATAAAAATTATAAATGCAGAGTTAGTGCTATTTTAGGATATAACTACAATATGAATTATGAAACAGATTATATTGGACCTAGAGTAGTTATGAATTTTGATAATTTCAGTAAAATAACTAATGGATTTTATGATCAAAAAGTATTTTTTAACGCTAAAAAAGAAAGTTATAAAAGTGTAGATAAACTTTTAGACAATATAAAAGAAAATAATAAATATTTACATGTTTATAATGGACAAGAACATAAGAAGGAATTTAAAATTGACTATACTATGATAATATCTTTATTGGTGTTTATTTCAGCATTATTTAACATGTATATTACTATTAGTTTAAATATAAATAATAATATAAAAGAGTTCTCTATATTAAGAGCAATAGGGTTAAATAAAAAGTCTCTTAAAAAATTAGTAGTTTTGGAGTCGATAACATATGCATTACTAGGAAGTTTATCTGCTATTATTGTTACTGCAATAAAGGATTTTAAATATATTAAATACATTAAAGAAACATTTATAGATCACTTTGGGATGGATATAAAGATAAAATCAATATACTTACCTCCAAAAGAAGTGATTATATTTACAGTAATAATAGTTTTATTTGCTTTTTTAGTAGGATCCATAAAAGCAAAATCAATAGACAAGGTAAATATAATTGATGGAATAAATGAAAATTAG
- a CDS encoding GHKL domain-containing protein, translated as MNERLVLDIIYRINSIIYVVIFYLIINKIYDRRKVTKNLDYIVIFIITILTIIIPKFWYRCEYIIYNGVLLTLLSKKVFKILLKDAFIWGMCFIFGYGILRDTIDYLCLLMLNIIRDAPPIAYVLYTSIPLTIILILVLKYFDKIVKSNLNIKYYIYIGFTVVTNIVCILCLIKSNRHIEDIYDFIITNNINTYIDNNNFITVNFIPFIEFTKHSVIIAIIFCNIFLIFIINNIIKKMKDESEMKSLNDKLDMQYNHYLSIQESQMKVRKLYHDINNHMACIKELQNEDVNEYIDSINEELKEYKNTFTTNNMILDIILNEKNSVCKKNNIELTCDINFSKYSFIEMIDISSIFSNIIDNAIEACKKVEDNRYISIRGTVVKSYYVIKCKIFFR; from the coding sequence ATGAATGAGCGTTTAGTCCTAGATATAATTTATAGAATAAATTCTATTATTTATGTAGTTATATTCTACTTAATAATAAATAAAATATATGATAGAAGAAAAGTCACTAAAAATTTAGATTATATAGTGATATTTATTATAACTATACTTACAATTATAATTCCAAAGTTTTGGTATAGGTGTGAATACATTATTTATAACGGAGTGTTACTTACCCTATTAAGTAAAAAAGTATTTAAAATTTTACTAAAAGATGCTTTTATTTGGGGAATGTGTTTTATATTTGGATATGGGATACTAAGAGATACAATAGATTATTTGTGTTTGTTAATGTTAAATATTATAAGAGATGCACCTCCTATAGCCTATGTACTTTATACATCTATACCTTTAACTATTATATTAATTTTAGTACTTAAATATTTTGATAAAATTGTAAAATCCAATTTAAATATTAAGTACTATATTTATATTGGATTTACAGTAGTTACAAATATAGTATGTATATTATGCTTAATAAAATCAAATAGACATATAGAAGATATATATGATTTTATAATAACAAATAACATAAATACTTATATAGACAATAATAATTTTATAACAGTTAACTTTATACCTTTTATAGAATTTACAAAACATTCAGTTATAATAGCTATAATATTTTGTAATATATTTTTGATTTTTATAATAAATAATATAATTAAAAAGATGAAAGATGAGTCTGAAATGAAATCTTTAAATGATAAATTAGACATGCAGTATAATCACTACTTAAGTATCCAAGAATCTCAAATGAAAGTAAGGAAATTATATCATGATATAAACAATCACATGGCATGTATTAAAGAGCTTCAAAATGAAGATGTAAATGAATATATAGATAGCATTAATGAGGAATTAAAAGAGTATAAAAATACTTTCACTACTAACAATATGATACTGGATATAATTTTAAATGAAAAAAACTCTGTGTGTAAAAAAAACAATATAGAACTAACTTGTGATATAAATTTTTCAAAATATAGTTTTATAGAAATGATAGATATATCATCTATTTTCTCTAATATTATAGATAATGCTATAGAAGCATGTAAAAAAGTTGAAGATAATAGATACATAAGTATTAGAGGAACAGTAGTTAAATCTTATTATGTTATAAAGTGTAAAATCTTCTTTAGATAA
- a CDS encoding LytTR family DNA-binding domain-containing protein: MFLLDIQMDGLNGMEVAKKIRKIDKKEVEIIFTTSLIEYIQEGYEVRAYRYLLKPIKLENLKKHIISCVEEVNRNKSSYIVVNEKNDAYKLKISDITYIEIQKREMTIHTINKDYIINSSMSKMENELSRYNFYRCHKSFMVNIEFIKNIKQYVAILENKEEVPISRYKFKDTKARFLSHLGSVL; this comes from the coding sequence ATATTTTTATTAGATATACAAATGGATGGGTTAAATGGAATGGAAGTAGCCAAAAAAATTAGGAAGATAGATAAAAAAGAAGTAGAAATTATATTTACAACATCACTAATAGAATATATTCAAGAGGGTTACGAAGTAAGGGCATATAGATACCTTTTAAAACCTATAAAGTTAGAAAATCTTAAAAAGCATATTATTTCATGTGTAGAAGAAGTTAATAGAAATAAGAGCAGTTATATAGTTGTAAATGAAAAAAACGATGCTTATAAACTTAAAATTTCTGATATTACCTATATAGAAATTCAAAAAAGAGAAATGACAATACACACTATAAATAAAGATTATATTATAAATTCTAGTATGTCAAAAATGGAAAATGAGCTTAGTAGATATAATTTTTATAGATGTCACAAGAGCTTTATGGTTAATATAGAGTTTATTAAAAATATAAAACAATATGTAGCGATTTTAGAAAATAAAGAAGAAGTGCCTATAAGTCGATATAAATTCAAAGATACTAAAGCTAGATTTTTAAGTCATCTTGGGAGTGTTTTATAA
- a CDS encoding DUF4830 domain-containing protein — MKNLKNKKNATIVIICFVVLTIAGIYLTNPKLFKSDKDKSLNSIENKVYPNQSNDYKDLIEKLKSTNKIGIYHDYHAESVDKIKPIYIKDKYIINDYLNLMSKNVKKSSEEMSGGSVKNQKLVFYTDNETIEVNYSYDDLDNFGFITYKGEDIYLDYDFFRLISNTQGYSPKESSIDEDAKKLLKRYNWRPSFLIANHKIKISDDLNYAPEKGIDEVYWAYNLQFSKSIGLDFSNLLGEEVNAEVYYLLEPLPDACTPTVDAKAVVLKHNKKIVGAYIDSGILNRAICSLDRKSFKEITGLTIEDYLIQNHIDKNSKLNKEVENLSTEELIKSYYKSQSDNDVNKYLSTLDMGAIISLLDPDEFDIQAELFNTLDKNNTIFKHANETEVLKVKENGESSGMKDVNIKLNILKCNQITIDKGIYDMVVNMRKNENGVYKINSVGF; from the coding sequence ATGAAAAATTTAAAAAATAAAAAAAATGCGACAATAGTTATTATTTGTTTTGTAGTTTTAACAATAGCGGGAATTTATTTAACCAATCCAAAATTATTTAAATCAGATAAAGACAAATCTTTAAATTCCATAGAAAATAAAGTTTATCCAAATCAAAGCAATGACTACAAAGATTTAATAGAAAAACTTAAAAGTACTAATAAAATAGGCATTTATCATGATTATCATGCTGAAAGTGTAGATAAAATAAAGCCTATTTATATTAAAGATAAATATATTATAAATGACTATTTAAATTTAATGAGTAAAAATGTGAAAAAAAGTAGCGAAGAAATGAGCGGAGGTAGTGTTAAAAATCAAAAGCTTGTATTTTATACAGACAACGAAACTATAGAAGTAAATTATAGCTATGATGATTTAGATAACTTTGGTTTTATAACTTATAAAGGAGAGGACATATATTTAGATTATGATTTCTTTAGACTTATATCAAATACACAAGGATATTCTCCTAAAGAATCAAGTATAGATGAAGATGCTAAAAAATTATTAAAAAGATACAATTGGAGACCTAGTTTTTTAATAGCTAATCATAAAATAAAAATATCAGACGACTTAAATTATGCACCTGAAAAAGGAATTGATGAAGTATATTGGGCTTATAACTTACAATTTTCAAAGTCTATAGGATTAGATTTTTCTAATTTATTAGGAGAAGAAGTAAATGCAGAGGTATATTATTTATTAGAGCCACTTCCTGATGCATGTACTCCTACTGTTGATGCAAAGGCAGTTGTACTTAAACATAATAAAAAAATAGTAGGAGCATATATTGATTCTGGAATTTTAAATAGAGCAATATGTAGTTTAGATAGAAAGTCATTTAAAGAAATTACAGGTTTAACTATAGAGGATTATTTAATACAAAACCATATAGACAAAAATAGTAAGTTAAATAAGGAAGTAGAAAATTTAAGTACTGAAGAATTGATAAAGTCTTATTATAAATCTCAAAGTGATAATGATGTTAATAAATATTTATCAACTCTAGACATGGGAGCAATAATTTCTTTATTAGATCCTGATGAATTTGATATACAAGCTGAGTTATTTAATACATTGGATAAGAATAATACGATATTTAAGCATGCTAATGAAACAGAGGTTTTAAAAGTTAAGGAGAATGGGGAATCTAGCGGCATGAAAGATGTTAATATAAAGCTAAATATTTTAAAATGTAACCAAATAACTATTGATAAAGGTATATATGACATGGTAGTTAACATGAGAAAAAATGAGAATGGAGTATACAAAATCAATTCAGTAGGATTTTAA